In Staphylococcus saccharolyticus, one genomic interval encodes:
- a CDS encoding ABC transporter permease: MMKYITEYGGMLLTKTLEHLYISIFALVIAMIVAIPLGILLSKREKLSKVSLTIAGILQTIPTLAVLALMILLFGVGKTPAIIALFLYVLLPILNNTIIGIQNIDPNLREAGRSMGMTNFQLMKDVELPLALSLILSGIRLSSVYVISWATLASYIGAGGLGDFIFNGLALFEPGMIITATILVTALALIVDYCLSRIEKWVVPKGLKISR; the protein is encoded by the coding sequence ATGATGAAATACATTACTGAATATGGTGGCATGCTATTAACTAAAACATTGGAACACTTGTATATTTCAATTTTTGCATTAGTTATTGCAATGATTGTGGCGATTCCTTTGGGTATTTTACTATCTAAAAGGGAAAAGCTTTCAAAAGTTTCTTTAACTATTGCTGGCATACTACAAACCATTCCAACGTTAGCGGTATTAGCATTAATGATACTGTTATTTGGAGTTGGTAAAACGCCAGCAATTATTGCTTTATTCTTATATGTATTGTTACCAATTTTAAATAACACAATTATAGGTATTCAAAATATTGACCCCAATTTAAGAGAAGCAGGGCGTAGTATGGGAATGACAAATTTCCAATTAATGAAAGATGTTGAATTACCGCTTGCACTATCATTAATACTGAGTGGAATTCGATTATCTTCAGTTTATGTTATCAGTTGGGCAACACTCGCGAGTTATATTGGTGCAGGCGGATTAGGTGATTTCATTTTTAATGGACTAGCTTTATTTGAACCAGGCATGATTATAACTGCCACAATTCTAGTTACTGCATTAGCACTCATTGTTGATTATTGTCTATCACGTATTGAAAAATGGGTTGTACCAAAAGGGTTAAAAATTTCCAGATAA
- a CDS encoding ABC transporter ATP-binding protein: MNMLNIKKLDKTYDGKTYALKSMNLTITNGMFGILGRNGSGKSTLMNIIATILTPSNGTLTINDISIREPQKIRKMTGYLPQDFDFYPNMKVLDVLYYLGFVSKMSKKDLDFKIEKVLNKVNLTERKYKKVKSLSGGMKKRLGIEQAILHNPDIIIVDEPTAGLDPEERIRLRQLLSKLAEDKIVLISTHIVSDIESTCDNIGILEKGQLVYQGNINEFIRLSDNYVYEITISPSQLEYFKKNDLFITKIHEFNNQLTVKFISIAIIDGSRKVKPDFEDAYMYFLKKYQGGFFNECT; this comes from the coding sequence ATGAATATGCTTAATATCAAAAAATTGGATAAGACGTATGATGGTAAAACATATGCGCTTAAATCAATGAATTTAACCATCACAAATGGCATGTTTGGAATTTTGGGTCGCAATGGTTCAGGTAAATCTACATTAATGAATATCATTGCAACAATTCTAACTCCAAGTAATGGAACATTAACAATTAACGACATATCAATTAGAGAACCTCAAAAAATTAGAAAAATGACTGGTTATCTACCTCAAGATTTTGACTTTTATCCTAACATGAAAGTATTAGACGTCCTATATTACTTGGGTTTTGTATCTAAAATGAGTAAAAAAGATTTAGATTTTAAAATAGAAAAGGTACTTAACAAAGTTAATCTTACTGAGCGTAAATATAAAAAGGTTAAAAGTTTATCTGGTGGAATGAAAAAAAGATTAGGTATAGAACAGGCTATTTTACACAACCCTGATATCATTATTGTAGATGAACCTACAGCAGGACTAGACCCTGAAGAAAGAATAAGATTACGTCAATTGTTATCTAAATTAGCCGAAGATAAAATTGTTTTGATTTCAACTCATATTGTAAGTGACATCGAATCAACTTGCGATAATATTGGAATTTTAGAGAAAGGACAACTTGTTTACCAAGGAAATATTAATGAATTCATTCGTCTTAGTGACAATTATGTTTATGAAATAACAATTTCACCGTCTCAATTAGAATATTTTAAAAAAAATGATTTATTTATTACAAAAATACATGAATTCAACAATCAGTTAACTGTAAAATTTATCTCCATTGCTATCATAGATGGTTCAAGAAAAGTAAAGCCTGACTTCGAAGATGCGTATATGTATTTTTTAAAAAAGTATCAAGGAGGTTTTTTTAATGAATGTACTTAA
- a CDS encoding osmoprotectant ABC transporter substrate-binding protein, with product MKHYKKFIVVLVLCLTVLSGCNLPGLKNSHSDDDVRITSLGTSESQIISHMLRLLIEHDTKGKIQPTLINNLGSSVIQHNAVTSGQANISGARYTGTDLTGALNEDPIKDPKKAMKATQDGFKKKYHQTFFNSYGFANTYALIVTKETAEKYHLNTVSDLKKHAKDLRVGMDSSWMDRKGDGYPAFKKDYGFSFGTVRPMQIGLVYDALNSGKLDVAVGYSTDGRISAYDLKVLKDDRRFFPPYDASPLASDKLLKEKPELKPIIKKMEGKISTKQMQELNYQADGKGKEPATVAEEFLKKHHYFENDQDNKGK from the coding sequence ATGAAACATTATAAAAAGTTTATTGTCGTTTTAGTTTTATGTCTAACTGTGTTATCTGGATGCAATTTACCTGGTCTTAAAAACAGTCATTCAGATGACGATGTTAGAATCACAAGTTTAGGTACGAGTGAGTCGCAAATTATTTCGCATATGTTAAGGTTACTTATTGAACATGATACGAAAGGAAAAATTCAACCTACATTAATCAATAATTTAGGATCTAGTGTTATTCAACACAACGCTGTGACTAGTGGTCAAGCTAATATATCTGGGGCACGTTATACAGGAACAGATTTGACCGGCGCACTTAATGAAGATCCGATTAAAGATCCAAAAAAAGCGATGAAAGCTACTCAAGATGGATTTAAGAAAAAGTACCATCAAACATTCTTTAATTCATATGGTTTTGCGAATACTTATGCTTTAATTGTGACTAAGGAAACAGCTGAGAAATATCATTTAAATACAGTGTCAGATTTAAAGAAACATGCTAAAGATTTAAGAGTAGGTATGGATAGTTCATGGATGGATCGAAAAGGTGACGGATATCCAGCCTTTAAAAAAGATTATGGCTTTAGTTTTGGAACGGTTAGACCTATGCAGATTGGTCTTGTGTATGATGCATTAAATTCAGGTAAGTTAGACGTTGCAGTTGGATATTCTACAGATGGTCGTATTTCTGCGTATGACTTAAAGGTATTAAAAGATGATCGTAGATTCTTTCCTCCTTACGATGCTAGTCCACTTGCATCTGACAAATTATTAAAAGAAAAACCAGAACTTAAGCCAATTATTAAGAAAATGGAAGGTAAAATTTCCACTAAACAAATGCAAGAACTGAATTATCAAGCAGATGGTAAAGGTAAAGAGCCTGCAACTGTAGCAGAAGAATTCTTGAAAAAGCATCATTATTTTGAAAATGATCAAGATAATAAAGGTAAATAG
- a CDS encoding response regulator transcription factor, with product MYNFMIVDDEESIVSFIEENLHLERFNTIIAYNGHEVLEKLNDTIHLIVLDIKMPFLNGFEVAQSLKNGAIPIIFLTAKDNLDTRLKCFSLGAKDYLSKPFYMEELIVIIKNVLNRDVSLKKFNNVKKIRDLIINYDNFSIFVNEKTIEMTRKEFEIIKLLSLNSQFYFSKDQIYDAINFEKLGSTQVVAEHIRKIRKQLSQYSDYEYIDTKWGVGYKWLE from the coding sequence ATGTATAATTTTATGATTGTGGATGATGAAGAAAGTATTGTGTCTTTTATTGAAGAAAACTTACATTTAGAAAGATTCAATACCATCATTGCTTATAATGGACATGAGGTTTTAGAAAAACTTAATGACACCATTCATTTAATTGTGTTAGACATTAAAATGCCTTTTTTAAATGGATTCGAGGTTGCTCAATCGCTTAAAAATGGAGCTATTCCGATTATTTTTCTTACTGCTAAAGATAATCTTGATACTAGACTCAAATGTTTCTCACTTGGCGCTAAAGATTATCTCTCTAAACCCTTTTATATGGAAGAATTAATTGTGATAATTAAAAATGTTCTCAATCGGGATGTGTCACTTAAGAAGTTTAACAATGTAAAGAAAATCAGAGACTTAATTATCAATTATGATAACTTTAGTATCTTTGTAAATGAAAAAACAATAGAGATGACACGTAAAGAATTTGAAATTATAAAATTGTTATCTTTAAATTCTCAGTTTTATTTTAGTAAGGATCAAATATATGATGCTATTAACTTCGAGAAGTTAGGAAGTACACAAGTGGTAGCTGAACATATACGTAAAATTAGAAAACAGCTAAGTCAATATAGCGACTATGAATATATTGATACTAAATGGGGAGTTGGATATAAATGGCTAGAGTAG
- a CDS encoding betaine/proline/choline family ABC transporter ATP-binding protein (Members of the family are the ATP-binding subunit of ABC transporters for substrates such as betaine, L-proline or other amino acids, choline, carnitine, etc. The substrate specificity is best determined from the substrate-binding subunit, rather than this subunit, as it interacts with the permease subunit and not with substrate directly.), with the protein MLSIKNLSKVYAGGKKAVDNMTIDIESGDFVAFIGTSGSGKTTALRMINRMIESTEGEITINDKNIRDMNPVELRRSIGYVIQQIGLMPHMTVKENIVLVPELLKWSQEKKDAKAEELIHLADLPKDYLKRYPSELSGGQQQRIGVVRALAAEQDIILMDEPFGALDPITRDTLQDLVKKLQQQLGKTFIFVTHDMAEAIKLADKICIMSHGKVIQYDTPDNILRSPANDFVKDFIGQNRLIQDRPNIRTVENAMIKPVTVHVDYTLNDAVNIMRDKRVDTIFVVGNRDHLLGYLDIEDINQGLRQGKELIDTMQRDIYSVRIDSKLQDSVRTILKRNVRNVPVVDSDNQTLVGLVTRANLVDIVYDSIWGESDAQSKNEDNGIIEPQSSGAETL; encoded by the coding sequence ATGTTAAGTATTAAGAACTTATCAAAGGTCTATGCAGGTGGTAAAAAAGCTGTAGACAATATGACAATCGACATTGAATCAGGAGATTTTGTTGCATTTATAGGGACAAGTGGTAGTGGTAAAACCACAGCACTCAGAATGATTAATCGAATGATTGAATCAACTGAGGGAGAAATCACCATTAATGATAAAAATATACGTGATATGAATCCAGTAGAACTACGTCGTAGTATTGGTTATGTTATACAACAAATCGGTCTTATGCCTCATATGACAGTAAAAGAAAATATTGTGCTTGTACCAGAACTTTTAAAATGGTCTCAAGAGAAAAAAGATGCTAAAGCTGAAGAATTAATTCATTTAGCTGATTTACCTAAGGACTATTTAAAACGTTATCCTTCTGAACTCTCAGGTGGTCAACAACAACGTATTGGTGTAGTGCGTGCATTAGCAGCTGAACAAGATATTATTTTAATGGATGAACCGTTTGGTGCGCTAGATCCAATTACACGTGATACATTACAAGATTTAGTGAAAAAACTACAACAACAATTAGGTAAGACCTTTATTTTTGTTACGCATGATATGGCTGAAGCCATCAAATTAGCAGATAAAATATGTATTATGTCACATGGCAAAGTGATTCAATATGATACACCGGACAATATTTTACGAAGTCCTGCCAATGATTTTGTTAAAGACTTTATAGGTCAAAATCGATTAATACAAGATAGACCTAATATTCGTACAGTTGAAAATGCGATGATTAAACCCGTTACAGTACACGTTGATTATACATTAAATGATGCTGTTAATATCATGAGAGATAAGCGTGTGGATACCATATTTGTGGTAGGCAATCGTGATCATTTACTGGGATATTTAGATATAGAAGATATTAATCAAGGATTGAGACAAGGTAAAGAATTGATCGATACGATGCAACGAGATATCTATAGTGTACGTATTGACAGTAAATTACAAGATTCAGTGCGTACAATCCTTAAACGTAATGTAAGAAATGTTCCAGTTGTTGATAGTGATAACCAAACATTAGTAGGTCTTGTTACACGAGCAAATTTAGTAGATATTGTCTACGACAGTATTTGGGGAGAATCCGATGCTCAATCTAAAAATGAAGATAATGGAATTATTGAACCTCAGTCATCAGGAGCTGAAACACTATGA
- a CDS encoding TetR/AcrR family transcriptional regulator — protein MLESAAAIINEEGADYLTLDDVAKKAGVSKGGLLYHFKSKDSLIEELVNYANNLYKENVNKYISDNKDEKGQWLNAFIEATREHRTENAPITSGMLAAQGTNRSLLLPLRASYQEWQQQIAHDGLDEVDATIIRLAVDGLWLSEIFGISALDEEMQEKVIDRLKEQIQKS, from the coding sequence ATATTAGAATCAGCTGCAGCCATTATTAATGAAGAAGGGGCAGACTATTTAACATTAGATGATGTAGCAAAGAAGGCAGGAGTAAGTAAAGGTGGCTTATTATACCATTTTAAAAGCAAAGATAGTTTAATAGAAGAATTAGTCAATTACGCTAATAATCTTTATAAAGAAAATGTCAATAAATATATTTCTGATAACAAAGATGAAAAGGGTCAGTGGTTGAATGCTTTTATTGAAGCGACCCGAGAACATCGTACTGAAAATGCACCTATTACTTCGGGAATGCTAGCAGCACAAGGTACGAATAGAAGTTTGCTTTTACCATTAAGAGCATCGTATCAAGAGTGGCAACAACAAATTGCTCATGATGGTTTAGATGAAGTGGATGCAACGATTATTCGACTTGCTGTGGATGGTTTATGGCTATCAGAAATATTTGGAATCAGTGCTCTAGATGAAGAAATGCAAGAAAAAGTAATTGATCGATTAAAAGAACAAATCCAAAAAAGTTAA
- a CDS encoding YfcC family protein, with protein sequence MKPLEHAINENKKKKRFKLRMPGAFMILFILTVIAVIATWVIPAGAYSKLSYGPSSQELKIVNPHNQVKKVPGTQKELDKMGVKIKIEQFKSGAINKPVSIPNTYERLKQHPAGLDQITSSMVKGTIEAVDIMVFILVLGGLIGVAQASGSFESGLLALTQKTKGHEFMLIVFVAILMILGGTLCGIEEEAVAFYPVLVPIFIALGYDSIVSVGAIFLASSIGSTFSTINPFSVVIASNAAGTTFTDGLYWRIGACIVGAIFVVCYLFWYCKKIKKEAKASYAYEDKQEFEKQWSVMNDNSSSKFTIRKKIILTLFVLPFPIMVWGVMTQGWWFPVMASAFLIFTIIIMFIAGTGKYGLGEKGTVDAFVNGASSLVGVSLIIGLARGINLVLNKGLISDTILNFSSSIVQHMSGPLFIIVLLFIFFCLGFIVPSSSGLAVLSMPIFAPLADTVGIPRFVIVTTYQFGQYAMLFLAPTGLVMATLQMLNMRYSHWLHFVWPVVAFVLIFGGGLLITQVLIYS encoded by the coding sequence ATGAAACCGTTGGAACATGCTATCAATGAAAACAAAAAGAAAAAACGCTTTAAATTGAGAATGCCGGGTGCATTCATGATTTTATTCATCTTAACTGTTATTGCAGTAATCGCGACTTGGGTGATTCCTGCCGGTGCTTATTCAAAACTCTCTTATGGACCTTCATCTCAAGAATTAAAAATAGTTAACCCCCATAACCAAGTTAAAAAAGTTCCTGGAACACAAAAAGAACTCGATAAAATGGGTGTCAAAATAAAAATTGAACAATTTAAATCAGGTGCCATTAATAAACCTGTTTCTATTCCTAACACTTATGAACGTTTAAAACAACATCCAGCTGGTCTTGATCAAATTACTAGTAGCATGGTAAAAGGAACGATTGAAGCCGTAGATATTATGGTATTCATCCTTGTACTTGGTGGACTGATTGGCGTTGCTCAAGCAAGTGGGTCATTTGAATCCGGATTATTAGCTTTAACACAAAAGACTAAAGGTCATGAATTTATGTTAATTGTGTTCGTTGCAATTTTAATGATTCTTGGTGGTACGCTATGTGGTATTGAAGAAGAAGCCGTCGCATTCTATCCTGTACTTGTGCCAATATTTATTGCACTCGGATATGACTCCATTGTCTCTGTCGGCGCTATCTTCCTAGCAAGCTCTATTGGTAGTACATTCTCAACAATTAACCCATTCTCAGTCGTTATTGCTTCCAATGCAGCAGGGACAACATTCACAGACGGCTTATATTGGAGAATAGGCGCTTGTATAGTCGGTGCTATCTTTGTAGTCTGTTATTTATTCTGGTACTGTAAAAAAATTAAAAAAGAAGCTAAAGCTTCATACGCTTATGAAGATAAACAAGAATTTGAAAAACAATGGTCTGTAATGAATGATAATAGTTCTTCTAAATTTACCATTCGTAAAAAAATCATTCTCACACTTTTCGTCTTACCATTCCCTATTATGGTTTGGGGTGTTATGACACAAGGTTGGTGGTTCCCTGTAATGGCATCAGCATTCTTAATCTTTACAATTATCATTATGTTTATTGCAGGAACTGGTAAATACGGTTTAGGAGAAAAAGGTACAGTAGATGCCTTCGTTAATGGGGCTTCTAGTTTAGTCGGCGTATCACTAATCATCGGTTTAGCTCGTGGTATCAACTTAGTTCTTAATAAAGGACTCATTTCCGATACTATCTTGAACTTCTCATCATCTATAGTTCAACATATGAGCGGACCTTTATTTATTATCGTTTTACTCTTTATCTTCTTCTGTTTAGGCTTTATCGTGCCTTCATCATCAGGTTTGGCCGTACTTTCAATGCCAATTTTTGCACCATTAGCCGATACAGTTGGAATACCAAGATTTGTTATTGTTACAACATATCAATTTGGTCAATATGCAATGCTATTCTTAGCACCTACCGGACTCGTGATGGCAACATTACAAATGTTAAATATGCGTTACTCACATTGGTTACACTTTGTATGGCCAGTCGTTGCCTTCGTTTTAATCTTCGGTGGTGGCCTACTCATTACGCAAGTTTTAATTTACTCTTAA
- a CDS encoding ABC transporter permease, whose amino-acid sequence MNGTLIQQLIHYYHMNFGYLWELFVNHLLMSVYSVILACLIGIPLGIIIARFGKLSGVIITIANIIQTVPVIAMLAILMLSMGLGMNTVIFTVFLYALLPIIKNTYTGINEVDPNIKDAGKGMGMTRNQVLTMIELPLSLSVIIGGIRIALVVAIGVVAVGSFIGASTLGDIVIRGINATDGTLFILAGAIPIVIIVILIDVLLRLLEKKLDPAT is encoded by the coding sequence ATGAATGGGACTCTCATACAACAACTCATACATTACTATCACATGAACTTTGGCTATCTTTGGGAGCTCTTTGTTAATCATTTATTAATGTCTGTATACAGTGTCATACTTGCATGTCTAATAGGGATACCATTAGGTATCATCATCGCACGCTTTGGTAAACTTTCGGGAGTCATTATTACAATCGCAAATATTATTCAAACTGTGCCAGTGATTGCGATGCTAGCCATTTTAATGTTAAGTATGGGCTTAGGTATGAATACAGTCATATTTACTGTATTCTTATATGCTTTGCTTCCTATTATTAAGAATACTTACACAGGCATTAATGAAGTAGATCCTAATATTAAAGATGCAGGAAAGGGAATGGGTATGACACGTAATCAAGTGTTAACGATGATTGAGTTACCATTATCACTTTCTGTCATAATTGGTGGTATTCGTATCGCCCTTGTCGTTGCTATAGGTGTTGTAGCAGTAGGGTCATTTATAGGCGCTTCTACTTTAGGTGATATTGTGATTAGAGGTATTAATGCGACAGATGGTACATTATTTATTCTTGCCGGTGCGATTCCTATAGTGATTATCGTTATACTCATTGATGTGTTACTACGTTTATTAGAGAAAAAGTTGGATCCAGCTACTTAA
- a CDS encoding thioesterase family protein, whose amino-acid sequence MINPYYIFQTTVHHDWVDYNGHLNDAMYNRIFSDATDDWLEYLGLTIDTIKTYQYTVFTLENHVMFLKEMKENEEVKIRVYLYDYDSKRLHVLMEMYNANEDMCSTYEVMLMGTNTDQGRPQAFPDALMKRIEYYYNNKKATTS is encoded by the coding sequence ATGATAAACCCATATTATATCTTTCAAACAACTGTTCATCATGACTGGGTTGATTATAATGGACATCTTAATGATGCAATGTATAACCGTATTTTTAGTGATGCGACAGATGATTGGCTTGAATATTTAGGATTAACGATTGATACCATCAAAACCTATCAATATACTGTTTTTACATTAGAAAACCATGTCATGTTTTTAAAAGAGATGAAAGAAAACGAAGAGGTCAAAATTAGAGTGTATCTTTATGATTATGACAGTAAGCGATTACATGTATTGATGGAAATGTATAATGCTAATGAGGATATGTGTTCGACTTATGAAGTGATGTTAATGGGAACGAATACTGATCAAGGCAGACCTCAAGCATTTCCAGACGCCCTTATGAAACGTATTGAATATTATTATAACAATAAGAAAGCGACGACTTCTTAA